CAGTGTGACAGTCGTTTTACCCGAACCCGATGATGGGGCGGAAATGACGAACCCTTTCATGGTGCTAGAATAGCTGGTTTGGAGGTTGAGCGAGATTTGTCATTTAAGACCATCGAATGGACCGCAGACGGCGTCGTGATGATCGACCAGCGCAAGCTGCCGACCGTCGAAGAGTATCCCGTTTTCAAAACCTACGAAGAAGTGGCCGAAGCGATCCGGGTTATGGTCGTGCGCGGCGCCCCGGCAATCGGCGTTGCGGCAGCGATGGGCATCGCTCTGGGTGTTCGGGATTCAAAAGCGAAAACGATCCCCGAACTGCGGGAGGACTTCAGGCGGATTACCGGAACGCTGGCCGGAACCCGGCCGACCGCCGTCAATCTGTTCTGGGCGATCGAGCGGATGCGGCGCTGTTTCCAGGAAGTGGCGATCGATGGCGCCACGGAGCACGCGATCGCCGATCGGCTGATCCGGGAGGCTCTGGCCATTCAGGCCGAAGACATCGAGAGCAACAAAAGAATGGGACAGTTCGGTCAGGAACTCCTGCCGGACTCCGGCACGGTTCTGACGCACTGTAATGCCGGAGCACTTGCCACTGCCGGATACGGCACGGCCCTGGGTGTGATTCGCGCGGCTGTCGAGAATGGCAAGAACCTGCGGGTGCTTGCCGATGAAACCCGGCCGTTCCTTCAGGGCGCGCGCCTGACAGCCTGGGAACTCTGGAAGGACGATATCGATGTCCGCGTCATTTCCGACAACATGGCCGGCTCCTTCATGCGGCAGGGTCTGATCGACGCTGTCATCGTGGGCGCGGATCGGATTGCCGCAAACGGCGATGTGGCAAACAAGATCGGGACGTATTCAGTCGCGGTGCTCGCAAAACAACACGAAATTCCGTTCTACGTCGCCGCGCCGTTCTCAACGCTTGACCTGAATATTCCCGACGGCTCGCACATCCCGATCGAACAACGCGATCCCACAGAGGTGACGCACATCGGTGGAGTACGCATGGTTCCGGACGGCGTATCCGTTTTCAATCCGGCGTTCGACGTGACACCGTACCAGTTCGTGACCGCCATTATTACCGATCGCGGCGTGGCCGTGCCTCCATACAGCGAGAGTCTCGCCGGATTGAAAGAACTCTGATGCTGGTTCTCGGAATCGAAACCTCCTGCGATGAGACCGCCGCGGCGATCGTTCGGGATGGCAAAGAGATCCTCTCCAATGTGATTTATTCTCAGGTGAAAACGCACACGCCCTATGGCGGTGTCGTGCCGGAACTGGCCTCGCGGGAGCATCTCCTGAAGATCCGGCCGATTGTCGATCAGGCGCTCAGCGACGCACATCTGACGCTCGGCGAAATCGACGGCATTGCGGCAACTTCGGGGCCAGGACTGATCGGCTCGCTGCTCGTCGGCCTGACTTACGCGAAGGCCCTGTCATTTTCCACACACAAGCCTCTGGCCGCGGTAAATCATATTGAAGGTCATATCTACTCGGTGTCGTTCGAACATCCGAACGTCGAATTTCCGGCGTTGGCGCTGGTTGTGTCGGGCGGGCATACGAATCTGTTCTGGGTGGAATCCGAATCGGGAGACTTCCGAAATCTGAAATACAAGCTCGTCGGAAGGACGCGTGATGACGCCGCCGGCGAGGCTTACGACAAGGTCGCCAAGCTTCTTGGTCTCGGCTATCCGGGCGGGCCCATTATCGACAGGCTGGCAAAGACCGGAAACCGAAGCGCATTCAAGTTTTCCATTCCGAAGATCTCGGATCAGTCACTCGATTTCAGTTTCAGCGGAATCAAGACCGCAGTGTTGCAGATGGTGAAGAAAAACGAGGGTCTGAAGGAAGATCCTCTGCGGCTTGATCTCTGTGCCAGCTTTCAGGAGTCCGTCGTGAACATGCTTTGGTCGACAACCCGGAAAGCCGCCAATACCCTGCATCCGCGCGCCATCATGTTATCCGGCGGCGTCGCCGCCAACAGCCGGCTCCGGGAAGCCTTCACCGAACGCTGCGCGGAGGCGGGCCTGCATTTCCACTATCCCCGACCGATCCTCACGACCGATAACGCTGCGATGATTGCCGCGGCCGGAACCGCTAAATTAATGCGTGGTGAAACCGCAGGCATCGACGCGAATGCGGATCCGAACATGAGGCTGGCGTAGAGGGCCTACGCCCATTCTCCACCCTCCGGTCCATAGAAGATCACCCACACAACCAGGTCATCCGTAAAATTCTCGAAGCGATGTGGAACACGTGCAGGAGCGAACAGAAAATCGCCCGTCGAAAAACGCACGCGCTTATGTGCGAACACAAACTCCCCGCTTCCGCTGGCCACGATATAGGCCTCGTCCCGGGAATGGAGTGTCTGGGGATCGATTTCTTTTGGCGCATAGATTTCGACGGATAGGCTTCCATGCTTGAACAGTTCCGTAAACCGCTTTCCGTCCGGCGTCGGGATTGTCGCGGCCGCATCGTTCAGGGAAAGAACCTTCCCACCAATCGAAGACTGGGGAAAATGAGATACCGGCTGCTCGGCGGAAACGGGATGCGTGGCCAATTCGGCGCGGGCTGCATTCAATTCGAATCCATGCTGACCGAGCACCCTGGCCGCCAGGGATTGTTCTACGCGCAATACGCCGAGAAATAAATGCTCGATTCCGATATAGGTGTGATTCAACCACTCCGCTTCTTCAATAGAATGACGAAGGATACCTCGGCATTCCGTGGATAGCGGAAGATCCATTGATGTGGATACCTTTTCGCGGACCGTCAACTGAGCGACGATATCGTCATGAATCTCCTTATTTGCCGATGGATTTCCAGTGAATCGGGCGGCCAGACTGGCATCTTCGCGCAAGAGTCCAAGTAGAAAGTGCTCCGTCTCGATAGACGTGCTGCCGAATTGGCTTGCCTCATACCGGGAATAGAAAATAACGCGTCTCGCGCGTTCGGTAAATCGTTCAAACATCGGTTCATATTCCGCCTTTTTCCCGAAATAGTA
The Terriglobia bacterium genome window above contains:
- the mtnA gene encoding S-methyl-5-thioribose-1-phosphate isomerase, giving the protein MIDQRKLPTVEEYPVFKTYEEVAEAIRVMVVRGAPAIGVAAAMGIALGVRDSKAKTIPELREDFRRITGTLAGTRPTAVNLFWAIERMRRCFQEVAIDGATEHAIADRLIREALAIQAEDIESNKRMGQFGQELLPDSGTVLTHCNAGALATAGYGTALGVIRAAVENGKNLRVLADETRPFLQGARLTAWELWKDDIDVRVISDNMAGSFMRQGLIDAVIVGADRIAANGDVANKIGTYSVAVLAKQHEIPFYVAAPFSTLDLNIPDGSHIPIEQRDPTEVTHIGGVRMVPDGVSVFNPAFDVTPYQFVTAIITDRGVAVPPYSESLAGLKEL
- a CDS encoding Clp protease N-terminal domain-containing protein, translating into MFERFTERARRVIFYSRYEASQFGSTSIETEHFLLGLLREDASLAARFTGNPSANKEIHDDIVAQLTVREKVSTSMDLPLSTECRGILRHSIEEAEWLNHTYIGIEHLFLGVLRVEQSLAARVLGQHGFELNAARAELATHPVSAEQPVSHFPQSSIGGKVLSLNDAAATIPTPDGKRFTELFKHGSLSVEIYAPKEIDPQTLHSRDEAYIVASGSGEFVFAHKRVRFSTGDFLFAPARVPHRFENFTDDLVVWVIFYGPEGGEWA
- the tsaD gene encoding tRNA (adenosine(37)-N6)-threonylcarbamoyltransferase complex transferase subunit TsaD translates to MLVLGIETSCDETAAAIVRDGKEILSNVIYSQVKTHTPYGGVVPELASREHLLKIRPIVDQALSDAHLTLGEIDGIAATSGPGLIGSLLVGLTYAKALSFSTHKPLAAVNHIEGHIYSVSFEHPNVEFPALALVVSGGHTNLFWVESESGDFRNLKYKLVGRTRDDAAGEAYDKVAKLLGLGYPGGPIIDRLAKTGNRSAFKFSIPKISDQSLDFSFSGIKTAVLQMVKKNEGLKEDPLRLDLCASFQESVVNMLWSTTRKAANTLHPRAIMLSGGVAANSRLREAFTERCAEAGLHFHYPRPILTTDNAAMIAAAGTAKLMRGETAGIDANADPNMRLA